A genomic segment from Desulfobacterales bacterium encodes:
- a CDS encoding 2-oxoacid:acceptor oxidoreductase family protein — protein MKDRIEILASGFGGQGVVRLGQIVGTAAVNQGFRVTMLKSHGTEQRGGYVRTQVVISKEEIDSPLVEEPDYFCSFSSAAYKQFGHMMKGGVVLYDPSMVEIDESKPFRQIAVPAKDTAMEKLGRPIYANTIMLGALTRVTEFLDKENMIATIHAVIPKFKAENRKAFEIGFEIPSQ, from the coding sequence ATGAAGGATCGAATTGAGATACTGGCCAGCGGGTTCGGCGGTCAGGGCGTGGTACGGCTGGGACAAATTGTTGGAACGGCGGCTGTGAACCAGGGCTTCCGGGTGACGATGCTCAAAAGCCACGGCACCGAGCAACGCGGCGGCTACGTACGGACCCAGGTCGTCATATCCAAGGAGGAAATCGACAGCCCCCTGGTGGAAGAGCCGGATTACTTCTGTTCGTTTTCTTCGGCGGCATACAAACAGTTCGGCCATATGATGAAAGGGGGCGTGGTTCTCTATGACCCTTCAATGGTAGAGATCGATGAGAGCAAACCGTTTCGGCAAATTGCCGTGCCCGCCAAAGACACGGCCATGGAAAAACTAGGCAGGCCGATCTATGCAAACACGATTATGCTGGGCGCCCTGACAAGGGTAACGGAATTTCTGGATAAGGAAAATATGATCGCGACGATTCATGCGGTCATTCCGAAATTCAAAGCGGAAAACAGGAAGGCTTTTGAGATAGGCTTTGAAATACCATCTCAATGA
- a CDS encoding thiamine pyrophosphate-dependent enzyme, translating to MDKLSEKYLRARKIPSTACSGCGLGQAHKAFVQAIDELNFGIDDILWGTSIGCSGRQTFGTWKGDNFAGTHGRVYAIARGLRLAIAPEMKIVLTVGDGDAFGIGLNHLLHAARTNTQMTVLVCDNLGYQSTGGQYGWTTPPGVKTDSSPYGMYEPNWVQSGRDVLNIIQAAGATFLARHVSMEGRPLVDTLKKALQNNGFSLVHCVFPCITNFAKNALGSRNSVNMFNWVRNHAAPLGQEAGGREIFWRTGIYHDASNTRAEFSQSVKEKTAEIQREVSG from the coding sequence ATGGATAAATTGTCGGAAAAATATTTAAGAGCAAGGAAGATACCGAGTACGGCCTGTTCAGGCTGCGGGCTCGGGCAGGCGCATAAGGCATTTGTTCAGGCTATTGATGAGCTGAACTTCGGTATTGATGACATCCTCTGGGGCACCTCCATCGGGTGTTCCGGGCGCCAGACATTCGGCACCTGGAAAGGAGATAACTTTGCCGGTACGCACGGGCGTGTCTATGCCATAGCCAGGGGCCTCAGGCTGGCCATTGCGCCGGAGATGAAAATCGTACTGACAGTGGGCGACGGCGATGCCTTCGGCATCGGGCTGAACCACCTGCTGCATGCCGCACGCACCAACACCCAAATGACCGTACTGGTGTGCGACAACTTGGGATATCAATCCACCGGCGGGCAGTATGGCTGGACCACGCCGCCGGGCGTCAAAACGGACAGCAGCCCCTACGGGATGTACGAACCCAACTGGGTCCAGTCGGGCAGAGACGTTTTAAACATCATCCAGGCGGCCGGCGCCACCTTCCTGGCAAGACATGTCAGCATGGAAGGGCGCCCCCTGGTCGACACCCTTAAAAAAGCATTGCAGAATAATGGATTTTCCCTGGTCCATTGCGTTTTTCCCTGTATTACCAATTTTGCCAAAAATGCGCTGGGTTCCCGTAATTCCGTGAACATGTTCAACTGGGTCAGGAATCATGCCGCGCCGCTGGGGCAGGAGGCCGGCGGCCGGGAGATCTTCTGGCGCACAGGAATTTACCATGATGCCAGCAATACCAGAGCGGAGTTTTCACAATCCGTTAAAGAAAAAACAGCTGAGATCCAGCGGGAGGTGTCAGGATGA
- a CDS encoding FAD-dependent oxidoreductase, with amino-acid sequence MDSKRISKKDLRPSPCQSACPAEIDVPRYIRYIKAGKFDEALAVIREKIPFPHVCGYACYSPCEANCGNRQFGEPIAIRSLKRTAAERGGELWKKNIEIAPDSGKKIAVIGSGPSGLTVAYYLAVLGHSVTVFEENDKLGGMLRMGIPEYRLPREALEKEIQYLDDLGVTLAVNHRVDDLERLFKEGFDAVYLGCGAQQGVRPGISGNDALGVLDGIAFLKKVNKGEKVHVGDRVAVIGGGNTAVDAARSAIRLGAKEVFVKYRRTEKEMTAYAEEVGNALMEGVRMDYLTAPVKIDSNAGLLNVRFHRMQLGKPDASGRPAPTAIQGSEYQENYDTVIFAIGQQTDIPGVLGLSAGANGFVRVNADSRETGQKGVFAGGDLTHGPASIIEAIADGRRAAASIDRYLGGNGMIDQALAPPKEEVVVLDYQAEGRPRVTVPCTPLSERISGFCTVEGELTEDVACKEAERCRGCDAREFRVDVSGDGCKDCNYCIEVCKLGVFEHSELFNDRGYRPVKAVHPERCVGCKACYYVCPDFSIEVAEVNR; translated from the coding sequence GCAGGGAAATTTGATGAAGCCCTGGCCGTGATTCGTGAGAAGATACCGTTTCCGCATGTGTGCGGCTATGCCTGCTACAGCCCCTGTGAAGCGAATTGCGGCAACCGCCAATTCGGCGAACCGATTGCGATCCGTTCCCTGAAACGGACGGCTGCCGAAAGGGGAGGCGAACTCTGGAAAAAAAATATCGAAATTGCGCCGGATTCCGGCAAAAAAATAGCGGTTATCGGATCGGGCCCCAGCGGTCTGACGGTGGCCTATTATCTTGCCGTTCTGGGCCACTCGGTAACCGTATTCGAGGAGAATGACAAGCTGGGCGGTATGCTGCGGATGGGGATACCCGAATACCGGCTTCCCAGGGAGGCCCTTGAAAAAGAGATTCAATATCTCGATGACTTGGGTGTCACGTTGGCAGTCAACCACCGGGTGGATGACCTTGAACGACTGTTTAAAGAGGGATTTGATGCGGTCTATCTGGGTTGCGGCGCCCAGCAGGGTGTCCGGCCGGGTATTTCCGGAAATGATGCCTTGGGCGTTTTGGACGGCATTGCTTTTTTGAAAAAAGTGAACAAAGGCGAGAAGGTTCATGTGGGAGACCGTGTAGCGGTGATCGGGGGCGGCAATACGGCTGTGGATGCGGCTCGCAGCGCCATTCGTCTTGGCGCTAAAGAGGTCTTTGTCAAATACCGCAGGACTGAAAAAGAGATGACAGCCTATGCGGAGGAAGTCGGCAATGCCCTGATGGAGGGTGTCCGGATGGATTATCTGACAGCACCGGTGAAAATCGATTCGAACGCGGGTCTTTTAAATGTCCGTTTTCACCGCATGCAGCTCGGCAAACCGGATGCGAGCGGCCGTCCTGCACCCACAGCGATCCAGGGAAGCGAATATCAGGAAAATTACGATACCGTCATCTTTGCCATCGGTCAACAAACGGATATCCCTGGGGTTCTTGGACTCTCGGCCGGAGCGAACGGCTTTGTCCGGGTGAATGCCGACTCACGGGAGACCGGTCAAAAAGGGGTTTTCGCCGGCGGCGATCTGACCCATGGACCGGCATCGATTATTGAAGCCATTGCGGACGGGAGAAGGGCTGCGGCATCAATTGACCGGTATCTGGGCGGAAATGGCATGATTGACCAGGCGCTGGCGCCACCTAAGGAAGAAGTCGTCGTTTTGGATTATCAGGCTGAAGGCCGACCCCGGGTAACGGTTCCGTGCACCCCCCTGTCGGAACGTATATCCGGATTTTGCACCGTTGAAGGGGAATTGACCGAGGACGTGGCCTGTAAAGAAGCCGAGCGCTGCAGAGGGTGCGACGCCAGGGAATTTAGGGTGGATGTCAGCGGTGACGGGTGTAAAGACTGCAACTATTGTATCGAAGTGTGTAAACTCGGGGTTTTTGAGCATTCCGAACTCTTTAATGATCGTGGTTATCGGCCGGTTAAGGCCGTACATCCGGAAAGATGCGTGGGGTGCAAGGCCTGCTATTATGTTTGCCCCGATTTTTCAATCGAAGTAGCGGAAGTAAATAGATAA
- a CDS encoding 2-oxoacid:acceptor oxidoreductase subunit alpha, translating to MKRFLETGNFAVTEGAIMAGCRLFAGYPITPATEIAEAMSVELPKVGGYYVQAEDECAAMHIAVGAAAGGMKTMTATSGPGFILYADPYGWAIGCEIPIVVLNSQRVGPVSGITGAPGQGEFYNSRYPTQGGNYETIVLAPNSAQEAMELTVEAFYLSERFRTPVTVLADQLITDGLEDISVPETDEEKTAMGMRFVERKVNAGPDFYPPSDAIDIPPVVLGKGTGAMCSDWTPTEEGYDIETVEAHHKHSYRMIYKIRNNRDVITRYEELFLDDDPELIVVAYGTPSRTVKTAVKKAREKGVKVGMIRPVSLWPFPDEAFTRKAIYLTVELLYDGQMVREVQRATPCDSPVHFFGKCGELPTVTELHETFDKLLRGEPLGRIGWEREAW from the coding sequence ATGAAACGTTTTCTGGAAACCGGAAATTTTGCCGTTACGGAAGGGGCCATTATGGCGGGCTGCCGCCTGTTTGCCGGCTATCCGATTACCCCGGCCACGGAAATTGCCGAAGCAATGTCGGTGGAATTGCCCAAAGTCGGCGGTTATTATGTGCAGGCGGAAGATGAGTGTGCGGCCATGCATATCGCTGTCGGCGCTGCTGCCGGCGGCATGAAAACCATGACGGCGACTTCAGGACCCGGCTTTATTCTTTATGCGGACCCTTACGGCTGGGCCATCGGTTGTGAAATTCCCATTGTCGTGCTCAATTCCCAGCGGGTCGGACCGGTGAGCGGAATAACCGGCGCTCCCGGACAGGGTGAGTTCTACAACTCACGCTATCCAACCCAGGGCGGCAATTACGAGACCATCGTGCTGGCCCCCAATAGCGCTCAGGAGGCCATGGAATTAACTGTTGAAGCGTTCTATCTTTCGGAAAGATTTCGAACGCCGGTGACCGTGCTGGCCGACCAGTTGATTACCGACGGGTTGGAGGACATCAGCGTCCCGGAGACCGACGAAGAAAAAACCGCAATGGGAATGCGGTTTGTAGAGCGCAAGGTGAATGCCGGACCCGATTTTTACCCCCCCTCCGATGCGATCGATATCCCTCCGGTGGTTTTGGGCAAGGGTACCGGCGCAATGTGCTCGGACTGGACGCCCACCGAAGAGGGGTATGATATCGAAACGGTGGAGGCCCACCACAAACATTCCTACCGGATGATCTACAAGATCCGCAACAACCGGGATGTGATCACCCGATATGAAGAACTTTTTCTGGATGATGACCCGGAGCTCATCGTGGTGGCTTATGGGACGCCTTCCCGGACGGTTAAGACGGCAGTCAAAAAGGCCAGGGAAAAGGGGGTGAAGGTCGGAATGATCCGACCCGTATCCCTTTGGCCGTTTCCGGATGAAGCCTTTACCCGCAAGGCCATTTATCTTACCGTGGAACTGCTTTATGACGGGCAGATGGTTCGGGAGGTTCAGCGGGCGACTCCCTGTGACAGCCCGGTACATTTTTTCGGGAAGTGCGGTGAGCTGCCCACCGTCACGGAACTGCACGAAACTTTCGACAAACTCCTAAGGGGAGAACCGTTGGGCCGGATCGGATGGGAAAGGGAGGCATGGTAA
- a CDS encoding tripartite tricarboxylate transporter substrate binding protein, translating into MFVKIKIKAFLSIVLTLILFCAWGRIDSASASSDWKPKDNIILVTHASAGTGIDIFLRAIADIWMKNNLISERVSVENLTGAGGKKAREYISKKNKGNTHMLFGYTPSQINRPIIKKEEITPRSFTAIALMAIEPLVMVVNAESEFKSVQDVIGAARKDPKKLTQGGGPYGNVPSIVAKMLAEETGVEFSYVPFKGGGAGVVALLGKHVDFILEQPSEVDQHVKARTLRLLAASVTLDKYPGLPTFESLGYKFKPIKQFRGLMAPPGIPAEVASYYINLLDQTRKTVDWKKYVEKYDLVEQWITGEELARSLDEEADNYTRKNKEMGLLK; encoded by the coding sequence ATGTTTGTGAAAATCAAAATTAAGGCCTTTTTGTCTATTGTTTTAACTCTTATCCTCTTTTGTGCCTGGGGGAGAATTGACAGCGCTTCAGCCAGTTCAGACTGGAAACCCAAAGACAATATTATCCTTGTGACCCACGCTAGTGCCGGAACGGGAATCGACATTTTTTTAAGAGCGATAGCTGACATCTGGATGAAAAATAATTTAATTTCTGAACGTGTGTCTGTTGAAAATCTTACAGGTGCTGGGGGGAAAAAAGCCCGTGAGTATATAAGTAAAAAAAACAAAGGAAATACACACATGCTATTTGGTTATACGCCTTCACAAATAAACAGGCCAATTATAAAAAAGGAGGAAATTACACCGCGTAGCTTTACAGCTATCGCCTTAATGGCTATTGAGCCGCTGGTTATGGTTGTGAATGCCGAATCCGAATTTAAAAGTGTTCAAGATGTGATAGGGGCGGCAAGGAAGGATCCCAAAAAGTTAACCCAGGGTGGCGGGCCATATGGAAATGTCCCCTCAATCGTTGCAAAAATGTTGGCTGAAGAAACTGGTGTTGAATTTTCTTATGTTCCTTTTAAGGGCGGCGGAGCCGGTGTCGTTGCTTTATTGGGTAAACATGTTGATTTTATTTTGGAACAACCTTCAGAAGTGGATCAGCATGTTAAGGCCAGAACACTGCGTCTCTTGGCCGCTTCAGTTACGCTTGATAAATATCCCGGCCTACCGACATTTGAATCACTCGGTTATAAATTTAAACCTATCAAACAGTTCCGAGGCTTGATGGCTCCCCCGGGGATTCCTGCCGAAGTGGCGTCTTATTATATCAACTTGTTGGATCAGACTCGAAAAACCGTTGACTGGAAAAAATATGTTGAAAAATATGATCTGGTTGAACAGTGGATCACCGGTGAAGAACTAGCAAGGTCTTTAGACGAAGAGGCAGATAATTACACGCGTAAAAATAAAGAGATGGGCTTGTTAAAATAA
- a CDS encoding enoyl-CoA hydratase-related protein — protein sequence MKYQDILYEVKRPHIAWITLNRPEINNATTGDTFLELAHAFRTADSDPSIGVVVLTGAGDTHFNEGGQVKQHLTKRPGTHRNHFIKLLECALSVRSCGKPVIAAVNGRAIGSGNQLQLICDLAIASDRAVFGQHGSKRAGMPMFWGTQLMSLYVGERKAREIIFLSREYTAQEALEMGLINKVIPHDQLYDEVDKWCDEVLEMSPTSLRVLKASLNYKSDMLYPALFHARELIDLFSDAPERMEGTKAWVEGRKPDFNKFRK from the coding sequence ATGAAATACCAGGACATCCTTTACGAAGTAAAGCGGCCCCACATCGCTTGGATTACATTAAACCGTCCTGAAATTAACAATGCAACAACAGGTGACACCTTTCTTGAGTTGGCCCATGCCTTTCGTACGGCTGATAGCGACCCATCGATTGGGGTTGTTGTTCTTACAGGCGCCGGAGATACCCATTTTAACGAGGGAGGACAGGTCAAACAGCATTTAACCAAAAGGCCCGGTACTCATCGCAACCATTTTATTAAACTGCTTGAATGCGCTTTGTCCGTACGGAGCTGCGGCAAGCCGGTTATTGCTGCGGTTAATGGCCGTGCAATAGGCAGCGGCAATCAGCTGCAACTTATTTGTGATCTCGCTATCGCTTCAGACCGGGCAGTATTCGGCCAGCATGGTTCCAAGCGTGCAGGCATGCCGATGTTTTGGGGAACCCAGCTGATGTCGTTGTATGTTGGTGAGCGTAAGGCGCGGGAAATTATTTTTCTTTCACGCGAATATACTGCTCAGGAAGCTCTGGAGATGGGGCTTATAAACAAAGTTATACCGCATGATCAGCTTTACGATGAAGTCGACAAATGGTGTGATGAGGTATTAGAAATGAGCCCAACATCATTACGTGTTTTGAAAGCTTCCTTGAACTATAAATCTGACATGTTGTATCCTGCGCTATTCCACGCGCGTGAACTTATCGACCTGTTTTCGGATGCACCCGAAAGAATGGAGGGAACGAA